One segment of Vagococcus martis DNA contains the following:
- a CDS encoding magnesium transporter CorA family protein: MLVEHQINPSFKWIETHHLSTSEKNILRNEFQIPEETLEYVMDIYERSNYITDSVNDIELVVIHVPTKQPKDIRYVSRPVSFLVKDDMLFSFNEAESTISYEGVKESIEQVSSATPMIFLFELIRELIDRYLPILREISKERHQMDDLLTERVKNKDLVRLSYLQQTLTFLLSASENNLEILEQMKRSRLGRSFDEQTMERLDDALIEANQVAHMTELESDIVDRIARIFDSIMNNNLNDTMKFLTVWSLALAIPTLITGFYGMNIDLPRLSSDYEWIYVVILSVILIIWLIMFINHKRK, from the coding sequence ATGTTGGTAGAACATCAGATAAATCCGTCATTCAAATGGATAGAAACACATCATTTATCAACGAGTGAAAAGAATATATTAAGAAACGAGTTTCAAATACCAGAGGAAACGCTTGAATATGTCATGGATATTTATGAACGAAGTAATTATATTACTGATTCTGTCAATGACATAGAGTTGGTTGTGATTCATGTTCCGACAAAGCAACCAAAAGACATTCGCTATGTGTCAAGACCAGTTAGTTTTTTGGTAAAAGATGACATGTTATTTTCGTTTAATGAAGCGGAAAGTACGATTAGTTATGAAGGTGTGAAAGAAAGTATCGAGCAGGTGAGTTCAGCAACACCAATGATTTTTTTGTTTGAATTAATTCGTGAATTGATTGATAGATACTTACCTATTTTAAGAGAAATTTCAAAAGAGCGTCATCAGATGGATGATTTGTTAACTGAAAGAGTGAAAAATAAAGATTTGGTTCGCTTATCTTATTTACAACAAACACTGACATTTTTATTGAGTGCATCTGAAAATAACCTAGAAATACTAGAGCAAATGAAACGTTCAAGGTTAGGGAGAAGTTTTGATGAACAAACAATGGAAAGATTGGACGACGCGTTAATCGAGGCAAATCAAGTAGCTCATATGACTGAACTTGAATCAGACATCGTGGACCGAATTGCTCGGATTTTCGATAGTATTATGAATAATAACTTAAATGATACGATGAAATTTTTAACAGTTTGGTCCTTAGCGTTAGCTATTCCAACGTTAATTACAGGGTTTTATGGGATGAATATTGACCTGCCACGCTTGTCGTCAGATTATGAATGGATTTATGTGGTCATCTTATCCGTAATTCTAATTATCTGGTTAATTATGTTTATCAATCATAAGAGGAAATAA
- the mgtE gene encoding magnesium transporter, with product MTEVLNKEEQEKELLKLLQSQNMDVFREKFLDWHLYEQGQFYLSLDKKERHLMYAYLSPKEMADMLDVIEEDHEGLTDYITEMSPNYVVAILENMYTDNAVDILSQLEEETARTYLDRMKPETSVNMKRLLHYEDKTAGSIMATEYVSIVANQTVRSALTLLKKKAQEAEIIYYVYVVSLTNQLVGVISLRDLIVSDDDMMIEEMMGERVISVGVNEDQEEVAKMIRDYDFLAIPVVDDNNHLLGIITVDDIIDVIDDEAASDYSGLAGVDVEATTESSFQAALKRLPWLVTLLFLGMSTASLISHYEVLISEASILAVFISLITGTAGNAGTQSLAVAVRKLAVSDDKELNFFSLIMSEILTGIITGAVTGVVIFLVVGFWKQNFPLGLVIGIAMLCAITIANLAGSLIPILMEKIGFDPAVASGPFITTLSDLTSVLIYFNIAGLFMPLIIGSV from the coding sequence ATGACAGAAGTGTTAAACAAAGAAGAACAAGAAAAAGAATTGCTAAAGTTATTGCAAAGTCAGAATATGGATGTTTTTAGGGAAAAGTTTCTTGATTGGCATTTGTATGAACAGGGACAATTTTATTTATCTTTAGATAAAAAAGAACGTCATCTGATGTATGCTTATTTGTCACCCAAAGAGATGGCTGATATGCTTGATGTCATCGAGGAAGACCATGAAGGATTGACAGATTATATCACAGAGATGTCACCTAATTATGTCGTGGCTATTTTAGAAAACATGTATACCGATAATGCGGTTGATATTTTGAGTCAGTTAGAAGAAGAAACTGCTAGAACGTATCTAGATCGTATGAAACCCGAAACATCGGTTAATATGAAACGACTGCTTCATTATGAAGATAAAACAGCCGGCTCAATCATGGCGACAGAATATGTATCGATTGTAGCGAATCAAACAGTTCGTTCTGCTTTAACGCTTTTAAAGAAAAAAGCACAAGAAGCTGAAATCATTTATTATGTGTATGTTGTCAGCTTAACCAATCAATTAGTGGGTGTTATTTCGCTAAGAGATTTAATTGTGAGTGATGATGACATGATGATTGAAGAGATGATGGGCGAGCGTGTGATTAGTGTTGGTGTAAATGAAGACCAAGAAGAAGTTGCAAAAATGATTCGTGATTATGACTTTCTTGCTATTCCAGTCGTTGATGATAATAACCATTTATTAGGGATTATTACTGTTGATGATATCATTGACGTTATTGATGATGAGGCAGCGAGTGATTACTCTGGTTTGGCCGGGGTCGATGTTGAAGCAACAACTGAAAGTTCCTTTCAAGCTGCATTGAAACGATTGCCGTGGCTTGTAACACTTCTGTTTTTAGGTATGTCGACAGCGTCATTGATAAGTCACTATGAAGTGCTGATTAGTGAAGCGAGTATTTTAGCTGTATTTATTTCTTTGATAACCGGTACTGCTGGAAATGCAGGAACGCAATCATTAGCCGTTGCAGTTAGAAAACTAGCTGTCTCTGATGATAAAGAACTGAACTTTTTCTCATTAATTATGAGTGAGATATTAACAGGGATTATCACAGGAGCAGTAACGGGTGTGGTTATTTTCTTAGTTGTTGGTTTTTGGAAACAAAATTTTCCGTTAGGGCTTGTCATTGGAATAGCCATGCTTTGTGCGATTACGATTGCGAATTTAGCTGGTAGTCTAATTCCAATATTGATGGAAAAAATTGGATTTGACCCTGCAGTAGCAAGTGGTCCGTTTATTACGACACTAAGTGATTTGACCAGTGTGTTGATTTACTTTAATATAGCAGGTTTGTTTATGCCGTTAATTATAGGAAGTGTTTAA
- a CDS encoding RluA family pseudouridine synthase, whose amino-acid sequence MRFSWTVDEDKITLKRFLNNQGVSRRLLAKIKFQGGTLLVNKQVRNTKFEVKLGDIVTIIIPDEGEHETMLPFESSLDIVYEDEHLLIVNKPTEVASIPSQYHKNGTMANYVKYYYNQQNYVNRVIHVVTRLDRDTTGLMMFAKHGFAHAMMDKQLQSGELKKYYHALVGGDLSRLSEHEMIDLPIGRDNTSIIKRCVIESGQQALTEYTLVEKSQDIAQVAVQLHTGRTHQIRVHFSEIGCPLIGDELYGGDLTKGLNRQALHCQKLVFLHPFTREELTFELPLPNDMKELIE is encoded by the coding sequence ATGAGATTTAGCTGGACAGTAGATGAAGATAAGATTACGTTAAAACGTTTTTTAAATAATCAAGGCGTTTCAAGACGATTATTAGCTAAAATTAAGTTTCAAGGTGGAACACTTTTAGTAAACAAACAAGTGAGAAATACAAAATTTGAAGTAAAATTAGGCGATATTGTTACCATTATCATTCCAGATGAAGGGGAGCACGAAACGATGCTTCCTTTTGAATCTAGTTTAGATATTGTGTATGAAGATGAGCATTTGTTGATTGTTAACAAACCAACAGAAGTGGCATCTATTCCATCACAATATCATAAAAATGGTACAATGGCGAACTACGTCAAATATTATTATAATCAGCAAAATTATGTCAATCGTGTGATACATGTTGTGACGCGTCTTGACCGAGACACAACTGGGTTAATGATGTTTGCTAAACATGGATTTGCACATGCCATGATGGATAAACAACTTCAGTCGGGTGAATTAAAGAAATATTATCATGCGTTAGTTGGTGGCGATTTATCTCGTTTAAGCGAGCATGAGATGATTGACTTACCTATAGGACGAGATAACACATCGATTATTAAACGATGCGTCATAGAAAGTGGACAACAAGCATTAACTGAATATACATTAGTCGAAAAAAGTCAAGATATCGCACAAGTTGCGGTACAGTTACACACAGGAAGAACACATCAAATTCGTGTGCATTTTTCAGAGATTGGATGTCCGTTAATTGGAGATGAGTTGTATGGTGGGGACTTAACAAAAGGATTGAATAGGCAAGCACTTCATTGTCAGAAGTTAGTTTTCCTACATCCGTTTACAAGAGAGGAGTTAACATTTGAGTTGCCATTACCAAATGATATGAAAGAGTTAATAGAGTAA
- a CDS encoding NAD kinase, with protein sequence MRIRVYSNRKPTSRKVTQELLEKLRKAGFILDKKKPDVVITIGGDGTLLSAFHAYESQLDTVRFIGVHTGHLGFYTDWRDYEIDELVRSLKEEKQNSVSYPLLDVCLTYTNNMPDRHFLALNEATIKNVDRTMVANVFIKDELFECYRGDGLSVSTPTGSTAYSKSLGGAVVHPRVNTLQLNEIASLNNRVYRSLGSPMIIAPDEWIRLDMKKRETYSLHVDNLSLTNSNIKHVTFCLSEKRIHFALYRHTHFWRRVNNAFIGTSKESSERL encoded by the coding sequence ATGAGAATTAGAGTGTATTCCAATCGAAAGCCAACATCTAGAAAAGTAACTCAAGAATTATTGGAAAAGTTACGCAAAGCTGGGTTTATTTTAGATAAAAAAAAACCAGATGTGGTTATTACAATCGGTGGTGACGGGACTTTATTGAGTGCGTTTCATGCGTACGAAAGTCAGTTGGATACTGTGCGTTTTATCGGTGTTCATACGGGTCATTTAGGATTTTATACGGATTGGCGTGATTATGAAATTGATGAACTTGTTCGAAGTTTAAAAGAAGAAAAGCAAAATAGTGTGAGTTATCCTTTGTTAGATGTCTGTTTGACATACACCAATAATATGCCAGATAGACATTTTTTAGCACTTAATGAAGCGACAATTAAAAATGTGGATCGTACGATGGTAGCCAATGTTTTCATCAAGGATGAGCTATTTGAGTGCTATAGGGGAGATGGATTATCTGTTTCAACCCCAACTGGTTCAACAGCGTATAGTAAAAGTTTAGGTGGTGCGGTGGTACATCCTCGTGTTAATACTTTACAATTAAATGAGATAGCTTCGCTAAATAACCGAGTATATCGGTCATTAGGGTCTCCTATGATTATTGCACCAGATGAATGGATCAGATTAGATATGAAAAAAAGAGAAACATATAGTTTGCATGTAGATAATTTATCTTTAACAAATTCAAACATCAAACATGTAACATTCTGCTTATCAGAAAAAAGAATTCATTTTGCTTTGTATCGACATACACATTTTTGGCGTCGTGTGAATAATGCCTTTATAGGAACTTCAAAAGAAAGTAGCGAGAGATTATGA
- a CDS encoding CYTH domain-containing protein yields the protein MAKEIEIEFKNMLTKDEFQQLLTTYFPDTPAFSQTNCYFDTPDNTLKEKSMGLRLRKRQGKNECTLKVPTSNTNAYQEITDSLTEKEINTLIKEERVPLGRDVANYLESIGVAVTDLKKIGFLTTYRREKKLNNECLLVLDESHFGKTVDYELEMEVTESKKGELFFNDFLIKENIKRHPASKKIARMIEYQS from the coding sequence GTGGCAAAAGAGATAGAAATAGAATTCAAAAACATGTTAACTAAAGATGAATTTCAGCAATTATTAACAACTTATTTTCCTGATACCCCTGCTTTTTCTCAGACAAATTGTTATTTTGATACACCTGATAACACGTTGAAAGAAAAGTCAATGGGACTTAGACTAAGAAAAAGACAAGGAAAAAATGAATGCACTTTAAAAGTACCAACTTCCAATACAAATGCTTATCAAGAGATTACAGATTCTCTAACTGAGAAAGAGATTAACACTTTAATCAAAGAAGAAAGAGTTCCACTTGGTAGAGATGTGGCTAATTATCTGGAATCTATTGGTGTAGCTGTAACCGATTTAAAAAAGATTGGCTTTTTAACGACATATAGACGTGAAAAAAAATTAAATAACGAGTGTTTACTTGTACTTGATGAAAGTCATTTTGGAAAAACAGTTGATTATGAACTTGAAATGGAGGTCACTGAATCAAAAAAAGGGGAATTGTTTTTTAATGATTTTCTAATAAAAGAAAACATAAAAAGACATCCTGCTAGCAAAAAAATAGCACGTATGATAGAATATCAAAGTTAA
- a CDS encoding DsbA family protein: MVEIYLFVNPLDELCLLSEKRFLEAIEKENNKVYLKLIPVLNPLIIQHYLIDNNYPTNDLTHRNQLVETIYSACLDVKAAQLQGKRMGRKFLFHLQDLVGKKKMAYSEELVDTILNKINADKETFKLDRQSKLIKDFFKIDQQVANEMGVNRFAKAVIFNYDSTRNFGVLIDAFSSSDLIKQLLKSEDTNSCCAKILKY, encoded by the coding sequence ATGGTCGAAATTTATCTATTTGTGAATCCATTAGATGAGCTTTGTTTGTTATCTGAAAAGCGTTTTTTAGAGGCAATAGAGAAAGAAAACAACAAAGTCTACTTAAAATTAATTCCAGTATTAAATCCCTTAATTATACAACACTACCTGATTGATAATAATTACCCAACAAATGACCTGACTCATAGAAACCAGTTAGTTGAAACGATCTATTCGGCTTGTCTAGATGTTAAAGCTGCTCAACTACAAGGAAAAAGAATGGGAAGAAAATTTCTTTTTCATTTGCAAGATTTAGTTGGGAAGAAAAAAATGGCCTATTCTGAGGAATTAGTCGATACCATCTTAAACAAAATTAACGCTGACAAAGAAACATTTAAATTAGATAGACAATCAAAATTAATCAAAGATTTTTTCAAAATTGATCAACAAGTGGCTAATGAAATGGGTGTCAATCGCTTTGCAAAGGCCGTTATTTTTAACTATGACTCGACACGTAATTTTGGTGTCTTGATCGATGCTTTTTCATCATCAGATTTAATTAAACAATTACTAAAATCAGAAGATACCAACAGTTGCTGTGCCAAAATACTTAAATACTAA
- the pepF gene encoding oligoendopeptidase F: protein MSETKQLPNRSELPEELTWDLTPIFASDDAFNEALTSLTAELEKASEYQGTLKNGAKAFLSAIEYVLSIHRTTEKIYVYSHLKNDQDTSDALYQGLYAKASTIAAKAGEAVSWFGPEVLTLSDDTIDSYFKEEAGLEIYRHFITQITADRAHTLSEKEEALLAGASEIFSASSHTFSVLNNADLEFPIVTDEDGQKVQLSSGMYGQLMESTNREVRKEAFEGLYKVYKQFRNTFASTLSSHVKKHNFNAQIRNYSSAREAALSANHIPESVYDTLLDVVHKNLPLLHRYVALRKRLLNVNELHMYDMYTPILGDAPIRYTYDEAKLKSLEGLSPLGEEYLEIVQEAYSDRWIDVIENKGKRSGAYSSGSYDTKPYILLNWHESLNHLFTLVHEMGHSVHSYYTRKNQPYVYGDYSIFLAEIASTTNENLLTDHLLKTEKDPKVRAFILNHYLDGVKGTIFRQTQFAEFEHFIHTEDAKGTPLTSDYLSEYYGELNAKYYGDSVERDPEIAYEWSRIPHFYYNYYVYQYSTGFSAATALADKIIRKEEGALENYLTFLKSGSSDYPIEVMKRAGVDMTQSAYIEETMKVFEARLDELEALIESF from the coding sequence ATGAGTGAAACAAAACAATTACCAAATCGTTCGGAATTACCAGAGGAATTAACATGGGATTTAACTCCTATTTTTGCATCAGATGATGCGTTTAATGAGGCGTTGACATCATTGACTGCAGAGTTAGAAAAAGCAAGTGAGTATCAAGGAACATTAAAAAATGGTGCGAAAGCTTTTCTATCAGCGATTGAATATGTATTGTCTATTCATCGTACGACAGAAAAAATTTATGTGTACTCACATTTAAAAAATGACCAAGACACAAGTGATGCACTTTACCAAGGACTTTATGCAAAAGCAAGTACTATTGCTGCTAAAGCAGGGGAAGCTGTTTCATGGTTTGGCCCAGAAGTGTTAACGTTATCTGATGATACGATTGATTCATACTTTAAAGAAGAAGCAGGTTTAGAAATCTATCGTCACTTTATTACTCAAATTACAGCAGATAGAGCTCATACGTTATCTGAAAAAGAAGAAGCACTATTAGCTGGAGCAAGTGAAATATTCTCAGCGTCAAGTCATACATTTTCTGTATTAAACAATGCTGATTTAGAGTTTCCGATTGTGACAGATGAAGATGGACAAAAAGTGCAATTATCTTCAGGTATGTATGGTCAATTAATGGAAAGTACAAACCGTGAAGTACGTAAAGAAGCGTTTGAAGGGTTATACAAAGTTTATAAACAATTTAGAAATACATTTGCTAGCACATTATCGTCTCATGTAAAAAAACATAATTTCAATGCTCAAATCAGAAACTACAGTTCAGCACGTGAAGCAGCTTTAAGTGCTAACCATATTCCTGAATCTGTTTATGATACATTACTTGATGTGGTACATAAAAATTTACCATTATTACATCGTTACGTGGCATTGCGTAAACGACTATTAAATGTTAACGAACTACATATGTATGATATGTATACACCAATATTAGGAGATGCACCAATTCGTTACACTTATGACGAGGCAAAATTAAAATCACTTGAAGGGTTATCTCCATTAGGTGAAGAATATTTAGAAATCGTTCAAGAAGCTTACAGCGATCGCTGGATTGATGTGATTGAAAACAAAGGCAAACGCAGTGGTGCTTATTCTTCAGGAAGTTATGATACAAAACCTTATATTTTATTAAACTGGCATGAAAGTTTAAATCATTTATTCACGTTAGTTCATGAAATGGGACATAGTGTTCATAGTTACTACACACGAAAAAATCAACCTTATGTATATGGTGATTATTCTATTTTCTTAGCAGAAATTGCCTCAACAACGAATGAAAACTTATTAACAGATCATTTGTTAAAAACAGAAAAAGATCCTAAAGTTAGAGCCTTTATCTTAAATCATTATTTAGATGGTGTGAAAGGAACAATCTTTAGACAAACACAATTTGCTGAGTTTGAACATTTTATTCACACTGAAGATGCAAAAGGAACACCATTAACAAGCGATTACTTAAGCGAGTATTATGGTGAGTTAAATGCTAAATACTACGGTGATTCAGTAGAACGTGACCCTGAAATTGCTTATGAGTGGAGCCGTATTCCTCATTTCTACTATAACTACTATGTGTATCAATACTCAACTGGATTTTCAGCAGCGACCGCTTTAGCGGATAAAATTATCCGTAAAGAAGAAGGTGCGTTAGAAAACTACTTAACATTCTTGAAATCAGGAAGTAGTGACTATCCAATCGAAGTGATGAAACGCGCGGGAGTAGACATGACGCAATCTGCTTATATTGAAGAAACAATGAAAGTCTTTGAAGCTCGTTTAGACGAGTTAGAAGCGTTAATTGAGTCATTTTAA
- a CDS encoding competence protein CoiA, with product MLIAKNDAQQLISSHEAVKSEIYYCPCCQNEVILKKGKIKFPHFAHKTLSNCEATSEPETLEHLKGKSLIARNCATFGLEYELEAYLPEINQRADVLIQNKLAIEFQCSSLSIERLIERTTQYKKHGYQVFWVLGSRLGKQVKLTELKKHFIYFNCFRGYVDFCLLVEDNLLVVTYYLFSKNKKIVTRKKQFSLGEMSLVNILTECGLKAEYLIQQPFEEMLNTRKQLSDQLLCSDNTVKDLQEYFYQHNLHLAHLPPYLYFPNFFHPLLRGEDIRIRWLTFEVLQNKKMLTYRELQQDVLENLPLEAIDDYANLGEHQVVDYCLSLYVSFLQEIKVVKLSGTDMLCFDEESVMNNEQFKKFFKKRSERLTLPLKYDMIIK from the coding sequence ATGTTGATAGCAAAAAATGATGCACAACAATTGATTAGTAGTCATGAAGCAGTAAAATCAGAAATCTATTATTGTCCATGTTGTCAAAATGAAGTGATTTTAAAGAAAGGGAAGATAAAATTCCCACATTTTGCTCATAAAACACTATCAAATTGTGAGGCTACGAGTGAGCCAGAGACATTAGAACATTTAAAAGGAAAATCGTTGATTGCGCGAAATTGTGCCACTTTTGGACTAGAGTATGAACTAGAGGCATATCTTCCTGAAATTAATCAACGAGCAGATGTTTTGATACAAAATAAATTAGCAATTGAATTTCAATGTAGTTCTCTTAGTATTGAAAGGTTGATTGAACGAACAACACAATATAAAAAGCATGGTTATCAAGTATTTTGGGTTTTAGGCAGTCGTTTAGGCAAACAAGTGAAGCTAACAGAATTAAAAAAGCATTTTATTTATTTTAACTGCTTTAGAGGGTATGTTGATTTTTGTTTACTAGTTGAAGATAATCTCTTAGTCGTAACTTATTATCTTTTTTCAAAAAACAAAAAAATAGTAACAAGAAAAAAACAGTTTTCTTTGGGTGAGATGTCATTAGTTAATATATTGACAGAGTGTGGCTTAAAGGCAGAGTATTTGATTCAACAGCCATTTGAAGAGATGTTAAATACACGAAAACAGTTATCTGATCAGCTACTATGCTCAGATAATACCGTTAAAGATTTGCAAGAATATTTTTATCAACACAACCTTCATTTAGCTCACTTACCACCTTATCTTTATTTCCCTAATTTTTTTCATCCTTTACTGCGAGGAGAGGATATACGGATTCGTTGGCTTACTTTTGAAGTGTTACAAAATAAAAAAATGCTCACATATCGTGAGTTGCAACAAGATGTGCTAGAAAATTTACCACTTGAAGCAATAGATGACTATGCAAATTTGGGAGAACATCAAGTGGTTGATTATTGTTTATCTTTGTACGTTAGTTTTTTACAGGAAATAAAAGTGGTGAAATTAAGTGGTACGGATATGTTATGTTTTGATGAGGAAAGTGTGATGAATAACGAGCAATTCAAAAAATTCTTTAAAAAAAGAAGTGAAAGACTAACTCTTCCGTTAAAATATGATATGATTATTAAGTGA
- the queG gene encoding tRNA epoxyqueuosine(34) reductase QueG — protein sequence MDTELLKQKIIEASKDIGIDKIGFTTAEPFDHLKTSLIEQKENNHTTGFEHGNIDERLYPDLIFNQPQSIISIALAYPTRMNERLKSVRGEKRGKFARASWGTDYHHILKDRLDKLITFIKEQAPKELELDFKPMVDTGELIDVVVAQRAGLGFIGKNGLLITEEFGSYVYLGEIITNIPFEPDTPMENQCGECTKCIDQCPTSALLGDGRMNAQKCLSYQTQTKGFMPEEYRPKIRSIIYGCDICQEVCPFNKGKNFHFHEEMEPDPEIVTPLLKPLLTISNREFKERFGYLAGSWRGKKPIQRNAIIALGNVRDKTSIPHLLSCIEQDPRPVIRGTAAWSLSKIDPTNPAIYDFLVEYLEKETDEEAKEEMRNAIDRMRI from the coding sequence GTGGATACTGAATTATTGAAACAAAAAATAATTGAAGCAAGTAAAGATATAGGCATTGATAAAATTGGGTTCACAACGGCTGAGCCCTTTGACCATTTAAAAACAAGTTTAATAGAACAAAAAGAAAACAATCATACAACAGGATTTGAGCATGGAAATATTGATGAACGACTCTACCCTGATTTAATTTTTAATCAACCACAATCGATTATTTCCATTGCACTTGCTTATCCGACTCGGATGAACGAGCGACTAAAATCAGTTCGTGGTGAAAAACGCGGGAAATTTGCTAGAGCATCTTGGGGAACTGATTATCATCATATTTTAAAAGATAGATTAGATAAATTAATCACATTTATTAAAGAACAAGCACCCAAAGAGTTAGAATTAGATTTTAAGCCAATGGTGGATACTGGTGAATTGATTGATGTCGTGGTAGCGCAACGTGCTGGTCTAGGTTTCATCGGAAAAAACGGCCTACTCATTACAGAAGAATTTGGTTCATACGTTTATCTTGGTGAAATTATTACTAATATTCCTTTTGAACCAGATACACCTATGGAAAATCAGTGTGGTGAATGCACGAAATGTATCGACCAATGCCCAACTTCGGCTCTTTTAGGAGATGGACGCATGAATGCTCAAAAGTGTTTATCTTACCAAACGCAAACAAAAGGCTTTATGCCAGAAGAATATCGACCTAAGATTCGTTCAATTATTTATGGATGTGATATTTGTCAGGAAGTTTGTCCCTTCAATAAAGGAAAGAATTTTCATTTTCACGAAGAAATGGAACCTGATCCAGAAATTGTGACACCTTTGTTAAAACCTCTATTAACTATTTCAAATCGTGAATTTAAAGAACGTTTTGGTTATCTTGCAGGGTCATGGCGAGGAAAAAAACCGATTCAACGAAATGCTATTATTGCTTTAGGAAATGTGAGAGACAAAACCAGCATTCCTCATTTATTAAGCTGTATCGAACAAGATCCACGACCAGTTATACGTGGAACTGCTGCTTGGTCTTTAAGTAAAATTGACCCAACAAATCCTGCTATTTATGACTTTTTAGTTGAATACCTTGAAAAAGAAACAGACGAAGAAGCAAAAGAAGAAATGAGAAACGCTATTGATAGAATGAGAATTTAA
- the yjeM gene encoding glutamate/gamma-aminobutyrate family transporter YjeM: MTKSTKKVTLFGLILMIFTSVFGFGNAPVAFYRMGYGAIIWYILAALFFFIPYALMMAEYGSTFKHESGGMYTWMEKSVGPKYAFIGTFMWYTSYIIWMVNVSTKVFITLSTTYSGSDKTNYWSLFGLDSTQTIGLLAILFIIIVTFFAARGLDKITKITSVGGIAVTFLNVVLIIVSLIILIFNKGQVAQPIEGMKSFIDSPNPGFNSPLAIISFLVFAIFAYGGLEAVGGLVDKTENAEKNFPKGVILSAIIISIGYALTILLWGVSTNWDSVLSGDNVNLGNITYVLMNNLGFELGRAINLSTDTALAIGHAFARFTGLSMFLAYLGAFFTLIYSPLKTIIEGTPKGLWPEKMVRENDKGMPAFAMWIQCVIVVLILALVSFGGKDAQSFYNVLTLMVNVSMTIPYLFLTGAFPAFKQKSDIDHSINIFKTKTQYMVSTIVVMAVIGFANIFTIIEPLFREGGPVWGDTLWQIAGPVLFSLIALLLFNRYERHTKK; this comes from the coding sequence ATGACAAAATCAACAAAAAAGGTAACCCTGTTCGGTTTAATCTTAATGATTTTTACCTCAGTGTTCGGGTTCGGTAATGCTCCAGTCGCCTTTTATCGTATGGGATATGGTGCTATTATTTGGTATATTTTAGCAGCACTCTTTTTCTTTATACCATATGCACTAATGATGGCTGAATATGGGTCGACATTCAAACATGAAAGTGGTGGGATGTACACTTGGATGGAAAAATCGGTTGGACCAAAATATGCGTTCATCGGGACATTCATGTGGTATACATCTTACATTATTTGGATGGTAAATGTGTCTACAAAAGTATTTATCACCCTGTCTACAACTTATTCAGGGTCTGATAAAACAAATTATTGGAGTTTGTTTGGACTTGATTCCACTCAAACAATCGGGTTACTAGCTATTTTATTTATTATCATCGTGACATTTTTTGCAGCAAGAGGGTTAGATAAAATCACAAAAATCACTTCTGTCGGTGGGATTGCCGTTACATTTTTAAATGTGGTATTAATCATTGTCAGCTTGATTATTTTAATCTTTAACAAAGGTCAAGTCGCTCAACCGATTGAAGGAATGAAAAGTTTTATTGATTCTCCAAATCCAGGTTTCAACTCTCCTCTAGCTATTATTTCATTTTTAGTATTTGCTATTTTCGCTTATGGTGGACTAGAAGCTGTGGGTGGATTAGTAGATAAAACAGAAAATGCTGAGAAAAATTTTCCTAAAGGAGTTATTCTTTCAGCGATCATCATCTCTATTGGGTATGCATTAACCATTCTTTTATGGGGTGTGTCAACAAACTGGGATTCTGTTTTAAGTGGTGATAATGTCAATCTAGGTAATATCACTTATGTCTTAATGAATAATCTAGGATTTGAATTAGGTCGAGCAATTAATTTATCCACAGATACTGCTTTAGCTATTGGGCATGCATTTGCTAGATTTACAGGTTTATCCATGTTTCTAGCTTACTTAGGTGCTTTCTTTACTTTAATCTATTCACCACTAAAAACGATTATCGAAGGAACACCAAAAGGACTTTGGCCTGAAAAAATGGTTAGAGAAAATGACAAAGGCATGCCAGCTTTTGCTATGTGGATTCAATGTGTGATTGTGGTTCTTATCTTAGCTTTAGTGTCATTTGGTGGGAAAGACGCACAATCATTCTATAATGTGTTAACCTTAATGGTAAACGTCTCCATGACGATTCCTTATCTATTTTTAACGGGTGCTTTTCCAGCATTTAAACAAAAATCAGATATTGATCATTCAATCAATATCTTCAAAACCAAAACACAATATATGGTGAGTACGATAGTCGTCATGGCTGTCATTGGTTTTGCTAATATCTTTACCATTATCGAACCTTTATTTAGAGAAGGCGGACCTGTCTGGGGAGATACACTATGGCAAATTGCTGGACCGGTATTATTCTCATTAATTGCCTTACTTTTATTCAATCGATATGAACGACATACAAAAAAATAA